In Malania oleifera isolate guangnan ecotype guangnan chromosome 8, ASM2987363v1, whole genome shotgun sequence, a single window of DNA contains:
- the LOC131161687 gene encoding probable E3 ubiquitin-protein ligase RHG1A isoform X3, which produces MDWPSFQKSCCAWHTVYSGNLFRTRTFFIREYKITLMQGQRGTISSLPETLDFDHGSTSSNTGIEQQICWNNLRNPSENRLPDYILPHGDTNVTYLNAIRHEGQNLGRWSLGQPSSSSAQNEMSRDEHKMEHGLSSSLIASAGAGPRLEEQRCETTNLLSMDNVNVNFSTNQIANGPLLLQSSSSDPITHNININARFVAHGGDNCQVVECPNSYKSGSSINEQIPSTSSSSDPFGAHSRTAGYLVEENDGRPGCSLDGRRLSCKRKALDGSVGQSSMDGSSSFQHAESSIWHAVPAHNNAGGSLTISTPSDNFLGVGPFEQVNPRLGIGAAGGPSDNVPSLTEAGSAESSQRNFRMRVNPSHQQDSLPPNLFSRGSSVGHFNVSSPGQSLRLLPVNHSPDLGLAQTTDSTSSQNQSFVVRVPPMPRNVHSFRWNGASSSRSGNSSNSVISGVRDASLREESNSRSLPRNISEHPMFIPAADLRNSAQNPTNWNLASGNISIPGNVASTSRTGSNSGAAHPSSASNRVPHRNPSSQYPRRLSEFVRRSLFSSVGSDSGGQGSNHSPLHSDPAPSPEMLLPSGAGSQGHHQSHSRSALWLDSQGDSVLGFPHSLRNFSAGSEGRSRLVSEIRNVLDLVRRREGLGFEDVMILDQSVFFGVADAHDRHRDMRLDVDNMSYEELLALEERIGNVSTGLSEETISKRLKQRKYLCNAAGAEMDVEPCCVCQEEYGEGDDLGALDCGHEFHSGCIKQWLMHKNLCPICKTTALRDD; this is translated from the exons ATGGATTGGCCCA GCTTTCAAAAGAGTTGCTGTGCCTGGCATACTGTTTATTCTGGGAATTTATTCAGGACTCGAACATTTTTTATAAGGGAATACAAAATAACCCTAATGCAAGGGCAAAGGGGCACTATTAGTTCCTTGCCTGAAACACTAGATTTTGATCATGGATCTACATCAAGTAATACTGGTATAGAGCAGCAGATCTGCTGGAATAATTTAAGGAATCCATCAGAAAATAGGTTACCAGACTATATTCTGCCACATGGTGATACAAATGTTACATATCTGAATGCTATTAGACATGAAGGGCAGAATTTGGGCCGGTGGAGTTTAGGTCAACCAAGTTCCAGCAGTGCTCAAAACGAGATGAGTCGCGATGAACATAAAATGGAGCATGGACTGTCTTCTTCATTGATTGCTTCTGCTGGTGCTGGTCCAAGGTTGGAAGAACAGCGATGTGAGACAACTAATCTTCTTTCAATGGACAATGTTAATGTGAACTTTAGTACCAATCAAATTGCAAATGGGCCATTGTTGTTGCAAAGTTCAAGTTCTGATCCTATAACTCATAACATTAACATTAATGCCAGATTTGTTGCCCATGGCGGGGATAATTGTCAAGTCGTGGAATGTCCTAATTCATACAAGTCAGGCAGTTCAATAAATGAGCAGATTCCTTCTACCAGTAGCTCTTCTGATCCTTTTGGGGCTCATTCTAGAACTGCTGGATATTTGGTTGAAGAGAATGATGGCAGACCAGGTTGTTCTTTGGATGGTCGTCGGTTGTCCTGTAAAAGAAAGGCTCTTGATGGGAGTGTTGGCCAATCGTCCATGGATGGAAGTTCAAGCTTTCAGCATGCAGAAAGTAGCATATGGCACGCTGTTCCTGCTCACAATAATGCTGGCGGTAGTTTAACTATATCTACTCCCTCAGATAATTTTCTTGGTGTTGGACCCTTCGAGCAGGTGAATCCAAGACTTGGCATTGGTGCAGCTGGAGGACCTTCTGACAATGTTCCTTCCCTAACCGAAGCGGGAAGTGCTGAAAGCTCCCAGAGAAATTTCCGCATGAGGGTAAATCCTTCACACCAACAAGATTCTCTACCCCCTAATTTGTTTTCAAGAGGGAGTTCTGTTGGTCATTTTAATGTTTCATCTCCTGGTCAATCTTTGAGACTTCTTCCAGTTAATCATTCTCCTGACCTGGGATTGGCACAGACAACAGACAGCACAAGTTCTCAAAACCAGTCTTTCGTGGTGCGTGTTCCTCCTATGCCACGAAATGTGCATTCATTTAGGTGGAATGGAGCCTCTAGCTCAAGATCTGGTAATTCATCAAATTCTGTCATATCTGGAGTTAGAGATGCCTCGCTACGTGAGGAATCCAACTCAAGAAGTTTGCCAAGAAACATTTCAGAACATCCTATGTTTATTCCTGCCGCTGATTTGAGAAATTCAGCTCAAAATCCAACAAATTGGAATTTAGCAAGTGGAAATATAAGTATTCCAGGAAATGTTGCTTCAACTTCTAGGACTGGCTCAAATTCAGGTGCTGCCCATCCATCATCTGCTTCTAATCGAGTTCCTCATCGCAATCCTTCTTCACAATATCCTCGGAGATTGTCTGAGTTTGTTCGTCGATCATTGTTTTCTTCTGTTGGCTCTGACTCTGGTGGCCAGGGCAGTAATCATTCTCCACTTCATTCAGACCCTGCTCCCTCACCAGAGATGCTGCTTCCATCTGGAGCTGGTAGTCAGGGGCATCATCAGTCACACTCAAGGTCAGCATTATGGTTGGACAGCCAGGGTGATAGCGTCCTTGGATTTCCCCATTCATTGCGAAATTTTTCTGCAGGCAGTGAAGGGAGAAGCAGACTGGTATCTGAG ATTCGTAATGTCTTGGATCTTGTGCGCCGGCGTGAGGGATTAGGATTTGAG GATGTCATGATCCTTGATCAGTCTGTATTTTTTGGGGTGGCGGATGCCCACGACCGGCATAGAGATATGAGGCTTGATGTCGATAACATGTCTTATGAG GAGTTACTGGCACTGGAAGAGCGTATTGGAAACGTAAGCACTGGATTGAGTGAAGAAACAATTTCGAAACGTCTGAAACAGcgaaaatatttatgtaatgcTGCTGGAGCTGAGATGGATGTAGAACCCTGTTGTGTTTGCCAG GAGGAATATGGTGAAGGAGATGATCTTGGAGCTCTGGACTGTGGGCATGAATTCCACTCTGGCTGTATCAAGCAGTGGCTGATGCACAAGAACTTGTGCCCCATTTGTAAAACCACAGCTTTGAGAGATGATTAA
- the LOC131161687 gene encoding probable E3 ubiquitin-protein ligase RHG1A isoform X1, with protein sequence MDCFYGAYWETGLSLLGFQKSCCAWHTVYSGNLFRTRTFFIREYKITLMQGQRGTISSLPETLDFDHGSTSSNTGIEQQICWNNLRNPSENRLPDYILPHGDTNVTYLNAIRHEGQNLGRWSLGQPSSSSAQNEMSRDEHKMEHGLSSSLIASAGAGPRLEEQRCETTNLLSMDNVNVNFSTNQIANGPLLLQSSSSDPITHNININARFVAHGGDNCQVVECPNSYKSGSSINEQIPSTSSSSDPFGAHSRTAGYLVEENDGRPGCSLDGRRLSCKRKALDGSVGQSSMDGSSSFQHAESSIWHAVPAHNNAGGSLTISTPSDNFLGVGPFEQVNPRLGIGAAGGPSDNVPSLTEAGSAESSQRNFRMRVNPSHQQDSLPPNLFSRGSSVGHFNVSSPGQSLRLLPVNHSPDLGLAQTTDSTSSQNQSFVVRVPPMPRNVHSFRWNGASSSRSGNSSNSVISGVRDASLREESNSRSLPRNISEHPMFIPAADLRNSAQNPTNWNLASGNISIPGNVASTSRTGSNSGAAHPSSASNRVPHRNPSSQYPRRLSEFVRRSLFSSVGSDSGGQGSNHSPLHSDPAPSPEMLLPSGAGSQGHHQSHSRSALWLDSQGDSVLGFPHSLRNFSAGSEGRSRLVSEIRNVLDLVRRREGLGFEDVMILDQSVFFGVADAHDRHRDMRLDVDNMSYEELLALEERIGNVSTGLSEETISKRLKQRKYLCNAAGAEMDVEPCCVCQEEYGEGDDLGALDCGHEFHSGCIKQWLMHKNLCPICKTTALRDD encoded by the exons ATGGACTGCTTCTACGGCGCGTATTGGGAGACGGGTCTCTCTTTGCTGg GCTTTCAAAAGAGTTGCTGTGCCTGGCATACTGTTTATTCTGGGAATTTATTCAGGACTCGAACATTTTTTATAAGGGAATACAAAATAACCCTAATGCAAGGGCAAAGGGGCACTATTAGTTCCTTGCCTGAAACACTAGATTTTGATCATGGATCTACATCAAGTAATACTGGTATAGAGCAGCAGATCTGCTGGAATAATTTAAGGAATCCATCAGAAAATAGGTTACCAGACTATATTCTGCCACATGGTGATACAAATGTTACATATCTGAATGCTATTAGACATGAAGGGCAGAATTTGGGCCGGTGGAGTTTAGGTCAACCAAGTTCCAGCAGTGCTCAAAACGAGATGAGTCGCGATGAACATAAAATGGAGCATGGACTGTCTTCTTCATTGATTGCTTCTGCTGGTGCTGGTCCAAGGTTGGAAGAACAGCGATGTGAGACAACTAATCTTCTTTCAATGGACAATGTTAATGTGAACTTTAGTACCAATCAAATTGCAAATGGGCCATTGTTGTTGCAAAGTTCAAGTTCTGATCCTATAACTCATAACATTAACATTAATGCCAGATTTGTTGCCCATGGCGGGGATAATTGTCAAGTCGTGGAATGTCCTAATTCATACAAGTCAGGCAGTTCAATAAATGAGCAGATTCCTTCTACCAGTAGCTCTTCTGATCCTTTTGGGGCTCATTCTAGAACTGCTGGATATTTGGTTGAAGAGAATGATGGCAGACCAGGTTGTTCTTTGGATGGTCGTCGGTTGTCCTGTAAAAGAAAGGCTCTTGATGGGAGTGTTGGCCAATCGTCCATGGATGGAAGTTCAAGCTTTCAGCATGCAGAAAGTAGCATATGGCACGCTGTTCCTGCTCACAATAATGCTGGCGGTAGTTTAACTATATCTACTCCCTCAGATAATTTTCTTGGTGTTGGACCCTTCGAGCAGGTGAATCCAAGACTTGGCATTGGTGCAGCTGGAGGACCTTCTGACAATGTTCCTTCCCTAACCGAAGCGGGAAGTGCTGAAAGCTCCCAGAGAAATTTCCGCATGAGGGTAAATCCTTCACACCAACAAGATTCTCTACCCCCTAATTTGTTTTCAAGAGGGAGTTCTGTTGGTCATTTTAATGTTTCATCTCCTGGTCAATCTTTGAGACTTCTTCCAGTTAATCATTCTCCTGACCTGGGATTGGCACAGACAACAGACAGCACAAGTTCTCAAAACCAGTCTTTCGTGGTGCGTGTTCCTCCTATGCCACGAAATGTGCATTCATTTAGGTGGAATGGAGCCTCTAGCTCAAGATCTGGTAATTCATCAAATTCTGTCATATCTGGAGTTAGAGATGCCTCGCTACGTGAGGAATCCAACTCAAGAAGTTTGCCAAGAAACATTTCAGAACATCCTATGTTTATTCCTGCCGCTGATTTGAGAAATTCAGCTCAAAATCCAACAAATTGGAATTTAGCAAGTGGAAATATAAGTATTCCAGGAAATGTTGCTTCAACTTCTAGGACTGGCTCAAATTCAGGTGCTGCCCATCCATCATCTGCTTCTAATCGAGTTCCTCATCGCAATCCTTCTTCACAATATCCTCGGAGATTGTCTGAGTTTGTTCGTCGATCATTGTTTTCTTCTGTTGGCTCTGACTCTGGTGGCCAGGGCAGTAATCATTCTCCACTTCATTCAGACCCTGCTCCCTCACCAGAGATGCTGCTTCCATCTGGAGCTGGTAGTCAGGGGCATCATCAGTCACACTCAAGGTCAGCATTATGGTTGGACAGCCAGGGTGATAGCGTCCTTGGATTTCCCCATTCATTGCGAAATTTTTCTGCAGGCAGTGAAGGGAGAAGCAGACTGGTATCTGAG ATTCGTAATGTCTTGGATCTTGTGCGCCGGCGTGAGGGATTAGGATTTGAG GATGTCATGATCCTTGATCAGTCTGTATTTTTTGGGGTGGCGGATGCCCACGACCGGCATAGAGATATGAGGCTTGATGTCGATAACATGTCTTATGAG GAGTTACTGGCACTGGAAGAGCGTATTGGAAACGTAAGCACTGGATTGAGTGAAGAAACAATTTCGAAACGTCTGAAACAGcgaaaatatttatgtaatgcTGCTGGAGCTGAGATGGATGTAGAACCCTGTTGTGTTTGCCAG GAGGAATATGGTGAAGGAGATGATCTTGGAGCTCTGGACTGTGGGCATGAATTCCACTCTGGCTGTATCAAGCAGTGGCTGATGCACAAGAACTTGTGCCCCATTTGTAAAACCACAGCTTTGAGAGATGATTAA
- the LOC131161687 gene encoding probable E3 ubiquitin-protein ligase RHG1A isoform X2, with amino-acid sequence MDCFYGAYWETGFQKSCCAWHTVYSGNLFRTRTFFIREYKITLMQGQRGTISSLPETLDFDHGSTSSNTGIEQQICWNNLRNPSENRLPDYILPHGDTNVTYLNAIRHEGQNLGRWSLGQPSSSSAQNEMSRDEHKMEHGLSSSLIASAGAGPRLEEQRCETTNLLSMDNVNVNFSTNQIANGPLLLQSSSSDPITHNININARFVAHGGDNCQVVECPNSYKSGSSINEQIPSTSSSSDPFGAHSRTAGYLVEENDGRPGCSLDGRRLSCKRKALDGSVGQSSMDGSSSFQHAESSIWHAVPAHNNAGGSLTISTPSDNFLGVGPFEQVNPRLGIGAAGGPSDNVPSLTEAGSAESSQRNFRMRVNPSHQQDSLPPNLFSRGSSVGHFNVSSPGQSLRLLPVNHSPDLGLAQTTDSTSSQNQSFVVRVPPMPRNVHSFRWNGASSSRSGNSSNSVISGVRDASLREESNSRSLPRNISEHPMFIPAADLRNSAQNPTNWNLASGNISIPGNVASTSRTGSNSGAAHPSSASNRVPHRNPSSQYPRRLSEFVRRSLFSSVGSDSGGQGSNHSPLHSDPAPSPEMLLPSGAGSQGHHQSHSRSALWLDSQGDSVLGFPHSLRNFSAGSEGRSRLVSEIRNVLDLVRRREGLGFEDVMILDQSVFFGVADAHDRHRDMRLDVDNMSYEELLALEERIGNVSTGLSEETISKRLKQRKYLCNAAGAEMDVEPCCVCQEEYGEGDDLGALDCGHEFHSGCIKQWLMHKNLCPICKTTALRDD; translated from the exons ATGGACTGCTTCTACGGCGCGTATTGGGAGACGG GCTTTCAAAAGAGTTGCTGTGCCTGGCATACTGTTTATTCTGGGAATTTATTCAGGACTCGAACATTTTTTATAAGGGAATACAAAATAACCCTAATGCAAGGGCAAAGGGGCACTATTAGTTCCTTGCCTGAAACACTAGATTTTGATCATGGATCTACATCAAGTAATACTGGTATAGAGCAGCAGATCTGCTGGAATAATTTAAGGAATCCATCAGAAAATAGGTTACCAGACTATATTCTGCCACATGGTGATACAAATGTTACATATCTGAATGCTATTAGACATGAAGGGCAGAATTTGGGCCGGTGGAGTTTAGGTCAACCAAGTTCCAGCAGTGCTCAAAACGAGATGAGTCGCGATGAACATAAAATGGAGCATGGACTGTCTTCTTCATTGATTGCTTCTGCTGGTGCTGGTCCAAGGTTGGAAGAACAGCGATGTGAGACAACTAATCTTCTTTCAATGGACAATGTTAATGTGAACTTTAGTACCAATCAAATTGCAAATGGGCCATTGTTGTTGCAAAGTTCAAGTTCTGATCCTATAACTCATAACATTAACATTAATGCCAGATTTGTTGCCCATGGCGGGGATAATTGTCAAGTCGTGGAATGTCCTAATTCATACAAGTCAGGCAGTTCAATAAATGAGCAGATTCCTTCTACCAGTAGCTCTTCTGATCCTTTTGGGGCTCATTCTAGAACTGCTGGATATTTGGTTGAAGAGAATGATGGCAGACCAGGTTGTTCTTTGGATGGTCGTCGGTTGTCCTGTAAAAGAAAGGCTCTTGATGGGAGTGTTGGCCAATCGTCCATGGATGGAAGTTCAAGCTTTCAGCATGCAGAAAGTAGCATATGGCACGCTGTTCCTGCTCACAATAATGCTGGCGGTAGTTTAACTATATCTACTCCCTCAGATAATTTTCTTGGTGTTGGACCCTTCGAGCAGGTGAATCCAAGACTTGGCATTGGTGCAGCTGGAGGACCTTCTGACAATGTTCCTTCCCTAACCGAAGCGGGAAGTGCTGAAAGCTCCCAGAGAAATTTCCGCATGAGGGTAAATCCTTCACACCAACAAGATTCTCTACCCCCTAATTTGTTTTCAAGAGGGAGTTCTGTTGGTCATTTTAATGTTTCATCTCCTGGTCAATCTTTGAGACTTCTTCCAGTTAATCATTCTCCTGACCTGGGATTGGCACAGACAACAGACAGCACAAGTTCTCAAAACCAGTCTTTCGTGGTGCGTGTTCCTCCTATGCCACGAAATGTGCATTCATTTAGGTGGAATGGAGCCTCTAGCTCAAGATCTGGTAATTCATCAAATTCTGTCATATCTGGAGTTAGAGATGCCTCGCTACGTGAGGAATCCAACTCAAGAAGTTTGCCAAGAAACATTTCAGAACATCCTATGTTTATTCCTGCCGCTGATTTGAGAAATTCAGCTCAAAATCCAACAAATTGGAATTTAGCAAGTGGAAATATAAGTATTCCAGGAAATGTTGCTTCAACTTCTAGGACTGGCTCAAATTCAGGTGCTGCCCATCCATCATCTGCTTCTAATCGAGTTCCTCATCGCAATCCTTCTTCACAATATCCTCGGAGATTGTCTGAGTTTGTTCGTCGATCATTGTTTTCTTCTGTTGGCTCTGACTCTGGTGGCCAGGGCAGTAATCATTCTCCACTTCATTCAGACCCTGCTCCCTCACCAGAGATGCTGCTTCCATCTGGAGCTGGTAGTCAGGGGCATCATCAGTCACACTCAAGGTCAGCATTATGGTTGGACAGCCAGGGTGATAGCGTCCTTGGATTTCCCCATTCATTGCGAAATTTTTCTGCAGGCAGTGAAGGGAGAAGCAGACTGGTATCTGAG ATTCGTAATGTCTTGGATCTTGTGCGCCGGCGTGAGGGATTAGGATTTGAG GATGTCATGATCCTTGATCAGTCTGTATTTTTTGGGGTGGCGGATGCCCACGACCGGCATAGAGATATGAGGCTTGATGTCGATAACATGTCTTATGAG GAGTTACTGGCACTGGAAGAGCGTATTGGAAACGTAAGCACTGGATTGAGTGAAGAAACAATTTCGAAACGTCTGAAACAGcgaaaatatttatgtaatgcTGCTGGAGCTGAGATGGATGTAGAACCCTGTTGTGTTTGCCAG GAGGAATATGGTGAAGGAGATGATCTTGGAGCTCTGGACTGTGGGCATGAATTCCACTCTGGCTGTATCAAGCAGTGGCTGATGCACAAGAACTTGTGCCCCATTTGTAAAACCACAGCTTTGAGAGATGATTAA